A genomic stretch from Helianthus annuus cultivar XRQ/B chromosome 1, HanXRQr2.0-SUNRISE, whole genome shotgun sequence includes:
- the LOC110937765 gene encoding proline-, glutamic acid- and leucine-rich protein 1-like has translation MHANLAVVTEPLPAHDLVPFGIRDIAPLIPDPVPAPIDPPVIDPLIPPPAPADVAPFHPVESDVHRVDLPIVFLQDIPAPRPREGTSGQQPSHDPHVSATFSHIPQSAPFAPFTSSPLDKPVRWFPPYTMPISDPYHPSHFVGYTRDELLLSLQLQFEIMSRRILELEMTLRPLPCPCQPAFVPPRSSPSPFLHPPAPLTPFPEFDARFLIVEQQISYLLRHVYELEEELAHVRSLLFFPPPPPPPPPSALLVFGFM, from the coding sequence atgcatgcaaatttggcAGTTGTCACAGAGCCCTTACCTGCTCATGACCTTGTTCCTTTTGGCATACGTGATATTGCACCCCTCATACCTGACCCAGTTCCTGCACCCATTGACCCTCCTGTTATTGACCCACTTATTCCTCCAcctgcacccgctgatgttgctcctttTCACCCTGTGGAGTCTGATGTTCATCGTGTTGATTTACCAATAGTTTTCTTGCaggacatacccgcaccccgtcCAAGGGAAGGTACTTCAGGCCAGCAGCCTAGTCATGACCCGCATGTTTCAGCAACTTTTTCACATATCCCTCAGTCTGCACCTTTTGCTCCTTTCACTTCTTCGCCACTCGATAAGCCAGTCCGATGGTTCCCACCGTACACCATGCCGATTTCGGATCCCTACCATCCCTCTCATTTTGTTGGTTATACACGGGATGAGCTACTTTTATCACTTCAGCTTCAGTTTGAGATTATGAGTCGTAGGATTTTGGAGCTTGAGATGACTTTGCGCCCTTTACCATGTCCTTGTCAGCCTGCTTTTGTTCCCCCTCGTTCATCACCATCTCCATTTTTGCATCCCCCTGCTCCACTTACTCCTTTCCCAGAGTTTGATGCTCGATTTCTCATCGTCGAGCAGCAGATCAGTTATCTGTTGCGTCATGTCTATGAGCTTGAGGAGGAGCTTGCGCATGTGCGCAGCTTGCTTTTctttcctccacctcctcctcccccaccaCCATCAGCATTgttggtttttggttttatgtag